One genomic segment of Sphaerodactylus townsendi isolate TG3544 linkage group LG07, MPM_Stown_v2.3, whole genome shotgun sequence includes these proteins:
- the LOC125436959 gene encoding rapamycin-insensitive companion of mTOR-like, with the protein MVDTRQKPGKRKSVSAPQYIHKSSRYHPIQRHAAVYFTMKRPHYHKLLCNAGHSEEKLGFTFEDIIICLRLALLNEAKEVRAAGLRALRYLIRDSSILQKVLKLKVDYLIARCIDIQQSNEVERTQALRLVRKVQ; encoded by the exons ATGGTGGACACCCGCCAGAAACCTGGAAAGAGGAAAAGCGTATCTGCACCTCAATACATACATAAATCTTCACGGTACCACCCCATACAGCGGCACGCCGCTGTATATTTCACCATGAAGCGACCTCACTATCACAAG CTTCTTTGTAATGCTGGGCATTCCGAAGAAAAGCTGGGTTTTACGTTTGAAGACATCATCATATG TTTGCGGTTGGCTTTACTGAATGAAGCAAAAGAGGTCCGGGCTGCAGGACTACGAGCCCTTCGATATCTTATCCGAGATTCCAGTATTTTGCAGAAGGTGTTAAAATTAAAAGTGGATTACTTGATAGCCAG GTGCATTGACATACAGCAGAGCAATGAAGTAGAACGGACGCAGGCGCTTCGTTTAGTAAGAAAGGTACAGTAA